One window of the Cryptomeria japonica chromosome 7, Sugi_1.0, whole genome shotgun sequence genome contains the following:
- the LOC131065738 gene encoding uncharacterized protein LOC131065738 isoform X1, with protein MGYIYEGMDRAKEAIRFVYGADESKYGPIWEIIDRRWHHQLHRPIHVAAYYLNLTFRFIPSFKADAEVLNGLYAIMEKMGPTGTSQIDLFQELQMFSDAQGETFSRPVAKDGRTTMMPDHWWNFFGPETPNVQKLAIRILSQPCSASGCERNWSMFEHIHSKRRNRLSVEKMNDLVFVHYNLRLRMRKNATVDMSPIILDEVNLEAEWANENQTAPGTPTAVFSDDDIDWIDQVDIEAEAIAMAEEEHRA; from the exons atgggctatatatatgagggcatggatagggcgaaggaggccatcagattcgtctatggagcagatgagagcaagtatggtcccatttgggagatcattgataggagatggcatcatcagcttcataggcccatccatgtgGCAGCCTATTATCTAAATCTGacattccgttttatcccttctttcaaggctgatgcggaggtccttaatgggctatatgcaatcatggagaagatgggacctacTGGTACTTCTCAAATAGACCTTTTTCAAGAGCTACagatgttctcagatgcacaaggggagaccttctctcgtcctgtcgccaaagacggtaggacaactatgatgccag atcattggtggaacttttttggcccagagacaccaaatgttcagaagttggccattcgtatcttgagccaaccatgcagcgcatcaggttgtgagcgcaattggagtatgtttgagcacatacactccaagaggcgcaatagattatctgtggagaagatgaatgatctcgtctttgttcactacaacctccgcctgagaatgagaaagaatgcaacagttgacatgtctcctatcattctagatgaggtcaatcttgaagcagagtgggccaatgagaatcagacagctcctgggactcctacagctgtatttagtgatgatgacattgattggatcgaccaggtagatatagaggctgaggctatagccatggcagaggaggagcataGAGCATga
- the LOC131065738 gene encoding uncharacterized protein LOC131065738 isoform X2, whose product MGYIYEGMDRAKEAIRFVYGADESKYGPIWEIIDRRWHHQLHRPIHVAAYYLNLTFRFIPSFKADAEVLNGLYAIMEKMGPTGTSQIDLFQELQMFSDAQGETFSRPVAKDDHWWNFFGPETPNVQKLAIRILSQPCSASGCERNWSMFEHIHSKRRNRLSVEKMNDLVFVHYNLRLRMRKNATVDMSPIILDEVNLEAEWANENQTAPGTPTAVFSDDDIDWIDQVDIEAEAIAMAEEEHRA is encoded by the exons atgggctatatatatgagggcatggatagggcgaaggaggccatcagattcgtctatggagcagatgagagcaagtatggtcccatttgggagatcattgataggagatggcatcatcagcttcataggcccatccatgtgGCAGCCTATTATCTAAATCTGacattccgttttatcccttctttcaaggctgatgcggaggtccttaatgggctatatgcaatcatggagaagatgggacctacTGGTACTTCTCAAATAGACCTTTTTCAAGAGCTACagatgttctcagatgcacaaggggagaccttctctcgtcctgtcgccaaagacg atcattggtggaacttttttggcccagagacaccaaatgttcagaagttggccattcgtatcttgagccaaccatgcagcgcatcaggttgtgagcgcaattggagtatgtttgagcacatacactccaagaggcgcaatagattatctgtggagaagatgaatgatctcgtctttgttcactacaacctccgcctgagaatgagaaagaatgcaacagttgacatgtctcctatcattctagatgaggtcaatcttgaagcagagtgggccaatgagaatcagacagctcctgggactcctacagctgtatttagtgatgatgacattgattggatcgaccaggtagatatagaggctgaggctatagccatggcagaggaggagcataGAGCATga